The segment GTTCGCCGACCTCATGGTGCGCACGGGCCTGCGGCTGACCGAGCAGGCCAGCCTGCTGCGGCCGGAGGTGCCGATCGGGCCTGGGCAGGGTGGCTACCGCCGGTTCTGGCTACCGGCCGCGATCGCCAAGGGTGGCTCGGCGCGCTGGGTCTACGTCCCGGATTCCATGGCCCGCGAACTTGGGATCTACGTCGCCGTGGATCGGGCTGAGGCGGTCGACACCGGCCGCCGAGCCGGGCTCTACGACCGCATCCGTCGCCCGTTGGTGATCGAGGACGCCGCTCGGCCGGTGGCGGTGGCGTTCGACGGGCGCGGTTCGCGCCGCGTGGTGAAGCTGGCTGCGCTGGACCCGGCTGAGCGGCGCCGGGTCTTGGTGGCGGGTGAGCACGGGCTGGAACCGGCCGCGCTGTGGATCAGCGAGTACGGCACGCCGGTCGCCCCATCGACCTGGAAGAGCGTGTTCGCCGATGCCAACGCCCGGTGCCAGGCCGTGAACGTGGCGTTGCGCGTTCACCCGCATATGCTGCGGCACACGTTCGCGGTGGTCACGCTCGAACAACTCCAACGGGGTCACCTCGTCGCGCTGGCTGGGCAGACCGCCGAGCAGCGTGGCCACTACACCCGCATCTTCGGTGACCCGCTCGACTGGGTCCGGCGGCGGCTCGGTCACCGCTCGCTGACCTCCACGATGATCTACCTGCACGCGCTGGCGGAGCTTGAGATGCACACCCGCATGGCGCTGGTGCCCGACGGATGGGAAGACCCGCACCCGCAGGTGCTCGCCGCGGCGGGTGCTTCGTGAGCGGCCGGGGCACCACCGGGCGTGGCCGCGGCGCGGTGATGCCCGACAGCATCTACGCCGCGTCGGTCGAGCTGGCCACCACGGGCACGGACGTCGTCTTCGCCGGCGAGGACGGCCGGACCGCGACGTTCGCCTTCGATCGGTTACCGCTATCTGGCTGGCATGAGCCGCTCGCGGCGTCGCTTCGCCGCCTCGTCGGTCCGGCTGGTGGGCGCCGAACGCGGTCGTCGGCGGAGGACGTCTGGGGCACCGCGCTGCGGTTTCTGCGATTCCTCGCCACGCTTGACAAACCACCGGCGCTGCCCGGTGAGGTCCGCGCCGAGCACCTCGAACAGTTCCTCGCCCGCCAGGTCCGCGGCGACGAACGCAATCGCTGGCGCCAGATCCGGAACCTCGCGATGCTCTTGGAGCCGTTGCGGGAGACGATCGCGCAGGAGGTGCTGGACTTCACTGGCCAACGCAAGCCGGTCCAGGAGCGTGCGTTGCCCGGCTATTCCGATGGTGAGCTCGATCGACTGCTCACCGCGGCCCGCTGCCAGGTCGCCGGGATCCGGGACCGGATCGCCGCCGGCGAGGCGCTACTGGCTGACCTGCACGCCGACCGGATCGCGCACAGCGAGACCGTGCGGGAGTTGGCAACGATGGCCGGCTCAGGTGTGGTGCCGCACCGGCCTGGCCTGCGCACGGCCGGCGAACGGCTCGCGCTCGCACAACGGCTGTTCCTCACCCGCAGCGACGTGATCCCGCTGTTGGTGCTGTTGGTTGGCGTCACGGGACGCAACATCGAGACCATCAAGGAGCTGCCCGCCGAGCACCGTGTCCTTGATGGCCAGGCGGTCGAGCTGCGCGTGGTGAAACGGCGTCGCGGCCCGGGGAACTGGACCTCCTCCGTTACCTGGGAGATCGGGCCGCCGCACCGGCAGTTGCATACTCCGGGCGGGCTCTACCTGCTGCTGCACCGGCTTACCGCGCGCAGCCGCTCGTTCAGCGACACCCCGAGCGCATGGCCGATCTGGCGGCACGGACGGCAGGCACACGTCGATGGCGTCGCCGAGCACTTCGATCCGTTTGCCCGCGAGCTGGACGGGCTCCGGTTCAAAAACACGCGGTGGGTCGCCGAGCAGGGCCTGCTGGCCGATCCCGGCCCGGACGGCGAACCACGGCGGTTCCCGCTCAGCTTTCCACGGCTGCGCACCAGCATCGAGGTCCGCCGGACCAAGCAGATGGGTGGTCACCTGCCGTCGGCGGCCCGCACCAACACATTTCCGGTGTTGTTCCGGCACTACCTGCGCGGCGACCCGATCGTCACCTCCTGGGCCGAGGACGTTGTCGGCGAAGCCCTCGTCGACGCCGAGCAGGCGGCGCTGGCCGCGCACGAGCGGGCCCTGCGCACTACCGGCGGCCGACTACGGGTGGTCGGCGGCCCGGTCGACCCCGGCGCGATCGAACACGACGCCGGGCTTGATCCGGACCGGGCACAGGCCGCCGCTGCCGGGCACCTGGACACCGGGTGGAGTGCCTGCGTCGATCACGATGCGCATCCGGCGACCGGCCGCGCCTGCCAGTCGACCTTCCTGGACTGCTTCCACTGCGGCAACTGCCTCATCACCCGCGACCACCTGCCGCGTCTGCTGGCGCTGCTCGACGCGCTGGACGAACGCCGGCAGCAGATCAGCGAACAGAACTGGTGGGACCGCTACGGGCCGGCCTGGCTCGCAATCCGGCACGACGTGTTGACCCGGTTCACCCCGGACGAGGTCGAGGCCGCCGCACGCGCCAAGCCGGTCGATGCACTGCTTGACCTAATCGAGAACCCGTGGGAGAAGCCATGACCAGCCTCGCTTCGGTGCGACCACAGCCAGCCGCGGCTCCCCGGCGCCAGCACCCGCTGGAGGAGATGTTCGTGCTGCACGGCCGGGACCTGCGAGCGGGAACCGCCCTCGCCGGCACCGCTCGCTTCAGCGACGACGTCTGGCCACTGGCGCCGATCCTGCACCGCGGCGACCAGCGCAGCCTGATCCTCGACTTCACCACCCTGCCGAGCGGCCGCCGGCTGCTTGCCAAGGAGCTGATCTACTCGCTGCTGTCCGGACCGCTGCCCCGCGGCGAGGTCTGGCTGGACCCGGTCACGATCCGCGAGACGTTCAGCGAGCTGAAGCGGTTGTTCGGCTGGATGCAGCAGCGCCCCGGCGGTGACCAGACGAGACTCGCCGAGCTGACCCCGGCGGACCTGTTGACCTACCAGCACCATCTGCTGAACACCCTGCCCGGCTCGACCTCGCGAGGCCGGGCTCGCGGGGTGGTCCGCCGGTTCTGGCGGCACCGCAACAACCTGCTCACGGACCGGCTGACGGTCGACCCCCGCCGCATCGATGGCTGGGGCGAACCCAACCGCCACCCGGACAACGAGAACGCCACCGACCGCATCCCCGAGACCGTGTTCGGGCCGCTGCTGGCCTGGGCTCTGCGGTTCATTGACGACTTCGCCGCCGACATCTTGGCCGCCGACACCAAGTGGCGGACGCTCCGGCACCAACCCCGCAGAACCACGATGCCCGGCGACCAGGTGCCCGCAGCGCTGCGGAAATTCCTCGACGAGCACCGGGCGCACTCCCGGCCGCTGCCCGGCTACGCCGGCCGACCAAACCTCACCAACATCGCCGAACGCATCGGCGCAACTACCCTCCAGCTGCGGCCACACCGCAGCGAGCTCGACGCCGTCGCGGCGATCGTCGGCCTCTCCACGGCCGGACAGCTCGACGTCCCGATCACAGGCCGCCTCGACGGACACCCGTGGATTCCGGCGATCGCGAGCATGCACAAGGGAACCCGGCACGGCCTCGGCACCCTGGCCCGGCTGCTGCAAGCGGCCTGCTACGTCACCATCGCGTTTCTCTCAGGTATGCGTGACAGCGAGATCAAGCACCTGCGCCGCGGCTGTCTGCGCGTCGAACGCGACCCGAACGGCACGGCCTACCGCTGGAAACTGCACGGCACCGCGTTCAAGGGCGAACGCGACCCGTCTGGCAGCCCGGCGACCTGGGCCGTCGGCCAGCCCGTGGCCCGCGCTGTCGAGGTCCTCGAACGACTCCAACCCGACCGCGATCTGCTGTTCGCCCGGCTTCCGCACGGACCGGGCAACGGCCCCGCAGCCAAGGGCCTCACCACCGCGCTGGTCAACTCCAGCACCAATACCCAGCTCAACGAGTTCAGCGACTGGGTCAACGCCTACTGCGCCGAACACGGTCGCGCCGACATCATCCCGATAGTCAACGGCCAGCCCTGGCGGCTGAAGACCAGCCAGTTCCGCCGCACCCTCGCCTGGTTCATCGCCCGCCGCCCCGGCGGAGCGATCGCCGGCGCCATCCACTACCGGCACCTGAGCATCCAGATGTTCGAGGGCTACGCCGGAACGTCCGACTCCGGATTCCGCGCCGAAGTCGAAAGCGAACAAGCCATCGCCCGCGGCGAGCACCTGCTTGCCATGGTCGACAAACACGAGCACCACAGCCTCAGCCTTACCGGCCCCGGCGCTGCAGAAGCACACCGCCGGCTCGATGACTTCGCCGGCAGCCCCAGCTTCGCCGGATCAGTCATCACCGATCCCCGCCGACTCCTGCGCCTCATGCGCAAGCACGACCCAGCGATCTACCCCAGCGACTACGTCACCTGCGTCTACGACCAGGCCAAAGCCCTCTGCCACAAGACGAACAGGGCACAGCCTGACCTCGTCGGCTGTTGGCCGCTGGACTGCCGCAACACAGCCCTCACCGAGTCCAACCTCGACACCTGGCGCGCCGAGGCCACACGCATCAAGGGCCAACTCCAGCAACGTCCCGCGCTGCCCCCGCTGCTTCACCACCAGCTCACTGATCGGCTCAAGCACCTGACCAACTTCATCGCTCGCCACGAGGGCCAACCCACATGACCACCCGGACCCCACTGCCCACCACCGAAGCCGTTGCGCAGGCTCACGCCGCAATGCTCGCCGAGTGCACCGCCCAGGGCACGCGGCCGACCGTCGTCGAGCTCGCACGCCGCCTCGGCCTGACCAACCCGACGTTCTGGCGCCACTTCCCGGACACCGCCCGCGACGTCGCCGCGGCCCGCCGGAATCCGGGCCACGGGCACGAGCGCCCGGGTCGCCTGCAACGCCTCGAAGACGAGAATGCCCGCCTGCGCCATACCAATCGGGAGCTGACCACCACGCTCGAACTGGCCGAGAGCGTCATCCAGCGCCTCACAACCGACAACCACAGACTCCGCCAGGAACTCGAGTCCATCAACAGAGTCACCAGGATCAGCGACCGACGCCTCGCCGGCACCGAAGCGGCAGAGGTCGGGCGATGACGATCTTCGGTGGACCGACGCTACGCCGATGGACTTCCGGCCTGTGGACTCTCAAGCCGATCGATGCTGGCTGGACTCTCTTGCGACCCTCCTCGAACGCCAATACGTTCCGCTCCAGCGGGAACCTTTTGGAATTTAACCTTACGCTGAAACACATACGGATCGGTTGCGAAAGCGCGAGCAGCAAGATGCTCGAAACCGTCGAGGAAAGGCTTACCTCTCACTCGCCGCTCGGCCTCGATATGCGCTTCCATCGCGCTCCATGCCCGCCGGAGCTTGTAGTTGATTCCTCCAACGAACATGCGTTCGTCCACGGTGCCGAGGGCTACGAGCTCACCAGCAGCGTTGTAGTACCAGGCAACATAGTACGCAGCCGAGCGGAGGGGCTCCGGCAACTGCTCGAAACCAAGGTCCGGACTTGCGCCAGAGAGCGACTCGATGACAAGCCGCTCCCGACTTTGAAAATCGTCGTTTACATATTCCTTGATCAGCAACTCGATCATGACGGGGAGATCGTTAGCCTGCCGCATCGATTTCGTCTGCACGGCAGAGAGCAACGTGGACGATCCAAACGCCACCACCGAGATAACCATTGCCATCGCCGAAATGACCAGCTCGGAACTCATGAATTCATAATGTCAGCGGTCTGCAAGGCACGACACGATCAAGTCCACCGCCAGCCTGGCAAGAATGATCCACCGTCCTACCGCCAACCGAGCCGCCGCACCGGGCGGGATCGATCGCACAGACGTGAGACCGCGTCAAATTCTACCTGGCCAGTGTTCAAGCACACAGAAGTCAAAATCAACGCGCTGCGGATCGCCGGGCACCTGCTGTCGAGCTGCGATACCCAAGCGTGGTCGGCGACAGCCAGGCACGAGCACATCCGACTTCCCGAGTGCCGCCACCTGAGCCGACCTGACCCGGTCACCGGCCGCCGCGTGGCCACCGACTGCCGTAACTGTTTCCGCTACGCCGTCCGGTACCGCGAAGAGGTCATGGACGCGCTGCGGCAGGCCGGCACACCGAGGCAAGACAAAGACGCACCCGCAATGGCGGCGTGCCCGCCCGTACCCACACGTCGCAGGCTCGTCGGCCGAGTCAGAACCACCCGCCGCGCGGCCCCGCTTCCGGACCAACTCGCGCTGTTCGGCCCGTAGCCAGACGAACTGCGAAGCGCCGATCTGACCGGCGTCGGGCACCACCGATGCATCTACTGCGCGATTGAAAGCCATCCGAAATGTTCTTCCCGCACGTTCCCCTACGCCGTTAGGAGTCCGTCATGACTGGTCCGCCTGCGGGTGACCGCATCTCTGAACTGTCCGCCGGCATCGCCTTGCCGGTGGACCTGGCCGAGGCTGACGCTCGCCGGCTCGTCGCCGCGCTGGCGGCCCGCTACGGGTGGCTGTTCCTGCTGTGGGACCGCGCGGACGGCAGTGCCGTGCTGCGCGAGTACCGCCAGGACACCGCCGACGAGGTGAGCCTGGCGGAGTGGCGGCGTGTAGCCCGCACGCCAGCTGGTGCCGAACTGGCTGACACTGCACGCCGCGCGTACGTCGTCAAAGAAACGATC is part of the Phytohabitans houttuyneae genome and harbors:
- a CDS encoding DUF4760 domain-containing protein, with translation MSSELVISAMAMVISVVAFGSSTLLSAVQTKSMRQANDLPVMIELLIKEYVNDDFQSRERLVIESLSGASPDLGFEQLPEPLRSAAYYVAWYYNAAGELVALGTVDERMFVGGINYKLRRAWSAMEAHIEAERRVRGKPFLDGFEHLAARAFATDPYVFQRKVKFQKVPAGAERIGVRGGSQESPASIDRLESPQAGSPSA